From Solibacillus isronensis, the proteins below share one genomic window:
- a CDS encoding PoNi-like cognate immunity protein gives MRDKLKDREYFNGYIDYQNQRIDKFEGLLEQLINEKGTEFKGVRTGKLSLVNFYLDKMNALYSLGAPVKEIKQLFPKVIQYFTDIWNKEGSYSNLLKIVSLAILFNISKDQLKGLLDLIKKEQLDDKLIDFLVQYIDLDWENNGSEYLFSNPYGYVQNIIEAENQNTALELLKVYLEKEWYKGHNETGWYESHKGNKDIYSGYWSYESGAVAKILRLDDTQLREGPYYPYDLVHFEE, from the coding sequence ATGAGAGATAAATTAAAAGATCGAGAATATTTTAATGGTTATATAGATTATCAAAATCAACGAATAGATAAATTTGAAGGTTTATTAGAACAATTAATAAATGAAAAGGGAACAGAATTTAAGGGAGTTAGAACGGGCAAGTTATCCCTAGTGAATTTTTATCTCGATAAGATGAATGCTTTGTATTCTCTAGGGGCCCCCGTTAAAGAAATAAAGCAGTTATTTCCTAAGGTTATTCAGTATTTTACAGATATATGGAATAAAGAAGGCAGTTATTCAAATTTATTAAAGATAGTGTCTTTAGCAATTTTATTTAACATTTCTAAAGATCAGTTAAAAGGTTTATTAGATTTAATAAAAAAAGAACAGTTAGATGATAAATTGATCGATTTTTTAGTGCAGTATATTGATTTAGACTGGGAAAATAACGGATCGGAATACCTGTTTTCAAATCCATATGGATATGTTCAAAATATTATTGAGGCGGAAAATCAAAATACAGCTTTGGAGTTGTTAAAAGTTTATCTGGAAAAAGAATGGTATAAAGGGCACAATGAAACAGGATGGTATGAATCGCATAAAGGCAATAAAGATATCTATAGTGGCTATTGGAGCTATGAAAGTGGTGCAGTTGCAAAAATCCTTCGATTAGATGATACGCAATTAAGAGAAGGTCCATACTATCCTTATGATTTGGTTCATTTTGAAGAATGA